The following is a genomic window from Asterias amurensis chromosome 8, ASM3211899v1.
TCACAAGTACACCCAACAATCCAGGAGAAAAAAAGAATCTGCTCAAGAAATGTTGAGTTTTAGAGAAggaaaccccaaacaaagaaaaacatggaCAGGTTACGATTATTGCAATTTAAAGATCCAAGATAATGTAGTTGAGCAATCAACTAGGTGAAAAAACAAGCAATTTTATTTTCAGAGACAAAGAATGTTGTGTTAATCGAAACCCTCCATCCTCGCGATGGTCGGGTTGCAGACCAGATCTCAGACGCTGTCGGGAGGATTGAGAGTGGTttcgattatcgcaactaaggCAAAGAGAAGTTGACTCCGACTTTATTTCTGAGCAAAATATTtaatcattaataataattatattaacaataacaatgattataaaaaatattaaaatgattCAAAATGTACATTTACACTTGAATTAAGCAGTAAACAAAGGCAAACAGATATTCCTCCAGGCTCCGTGTTTAAAATGACTaaagtaaaataatttaaaacaaaaggaGAAAGGCTGACAGATTTTGATACCAAAAAGACCCACCAAGTCAAGTGACCAAGTGATAAAACTGAAGACATGTATTGTAAAATATTATACATTACTAAATTCtatattttatatttacttGTGAAAACCTCTTCCATCTAATCTCATGACAATCCAGCAGTTGGGAAGCAACTTGTCCACCTCTTCAAACTGACGAACATACTCGAATTTACTGTTGGCCATAATCAAAACATGGATAATAGTAGCCCCTGTGGACTTTGTGGTAGTTCGGGCTGGTGATGTTTGTAaactgtgtttaaaaaaaatgtaaatgaaaCACATGTGGACATTATGTCTAAGCCCCAGACGTGTTCCAAACACTGAACGTCTGTCTCACATAAACAGACTGATGTTTAGATGTTTACTTGTAAAGTTCATTCACCTTTAACCCATTTAATTTCAAGCCGCGCACGCGTATTATTAGTGCGCATTGTCGACCTTTGACCCAACGGGAGAGGGCGAGTCAGTGTTTTCCTGGAGTTTCATTTTGCTGCAGCAGCTTGGCCAATGGCCCAACAAATTGCACTGTTTTAACACAAATTTCCACAAGTTTTCATAAGATGGCATTAATTATTACATTAGGGGTTTGCTAATTCTTCACAGGTCATCAAAATCGATGAGTTTCATTTGAAAATAGGGtaagttttgtaaaaaagattgtttggtgtttttactaaaaataatattCCATTTTGATCTGTGTCGCAATTCCCATTATTTCAATGAATAATTTAATATTTTCTGGCGATGCAGTGTCTGAGGAGTGACACACATATATCTGTGACTCAGTCCTTCGAGCTAAGAAGTGCTGTGTTTTCACAGTGCGGTAATGttcaaattttctgaagcagcactttaaaggaagaagaagaaaattgAATTTTTATCCGCCCCTCCAACTCTCCACCCAGGccatgtgtttttgttattatattagCCTactttaattattaatattaatattaagatACGGTTGTCtttgcttgtattttttttgaaaatgtttgttttattcattgttgCATTTGCTTGTTAAATATTACTCTGGTTGATTGgtttggaaataaagtgaattgaattgaataacaaATATGAAAATAACGGAAAAGCATGGAGATCTtttattggaaaagtttccgtatggcgccaccacttttgcattcgatatgaaataatatagtatctaatttacctcaatgagatatccctttttgttaaaacgagtgaaaaagtggtggcgccatacggaaagttatcccttttatttatcatgtttatcaGTTGAGTATAGGTTAATAAAACAttgaaagccattatacactttcggtaaacagtattgtccaagtcccacacttcgtgtatcacaacttatatataacataacaaacctgtgaaaatttaggttcaatcggtcatcggagtcgggagaagataacgggaaaacccatacttgtgtccgcgcgtttcgccgtgtcatgacatatgtttaaaataaatccgtaattctcgctaacgagaatttatattgttttaatgttttctcaaaaagtaaagcatttcatggaacaatatttcaagagaagtctttcaccattaccgtctgtaaaccctgtaaattatttgtaaatctgtgaactttttttttttttttctgtaccgaaagtgtataatggctttaaagaccgTTGGTTGAAatgcagttttttttctcttggtaATAAtagtcggagtcgggagaaaaaagtCTTGGCATGGAGGaagcttcctccatggtcttgGCAACTtcgaaatgaaagaaaaactctATGATATAATTTAATAAAGTTCTTGCATGCGCACactgttggaaaagtttccgtatggcgccaccactttttcattcgatatgaaataatatagtatctaatttacctcaaagagattccctttttgtaaaaatgtgtgaaaaagtggtggcgccatacggaatgtTATCCACACTGTTTGCCGGCTAAAATATAATTTACTTAAAGATAGCAAGATGCGCACTAGTTGCGATAAACTTAACCCTtaaggagggttatgttatcgcaactagatgCGCACTAcctaataaaatttaaaaacaaaaatttatgtCACACCTTTACCaaaagttataattttttttttttccccacttttttttcccttcagattcactgattttattttaaaacattgtctgaatttgttttatgctttatttattttgattttgcagAGACTTCTTGGACTGCCAAAAAAGGAGAGTcttaaaattcaatataaagATAAGAGACATCATACTTTGATTCTTCAATGTCCTCCGTTTCAAACATCCAAAGGAGAGACGTTAAAACTCCTCGGAGACTGTCTTTGTATCTTAGATTGAAACAAAAGGATGAAAGACGAGACGTACCTTTAAGAGGTAGTCAGTATTTTATCTGaaattgaatgaaataaaactgTGCAGTGATGAGTGGAAGCCGGGTGGATTTGAAGGTGGTTTTACTCGGCAAGGAGTTCGGCGGTAAAACCAGCCTGGTGGAGCGGTACCTGCACGACAGATTCCATGGAGATGTACCATATCAAAATGTAAGAAATCAAAGGATTCTTTCTGAAGTTGTATTTCTGCAACAATCATAGCTCTTAtggcacatgtacatacagctgcttagaggcactggacactattggtatagtttatcaaaataattgttaaaacttACTCAgtattgagcaatggagagctgttgatagtgtaaaacatcgtgagaaacagctccctctgaagtaacgtagtttatggcaaagaggtgatttctcacaaaaatttgtgcaacaagcatgtttttttctttcattattctcttgcaaatttgatgaccaattgagtcaaattttttcacagaattgttattccttacatgttgagatataccaagtgcgaatattggtctttgacaattaccaaacgtgtccacccAGTGCCtataaagaccctggacacctttggtaattgtcaaagaccggtctttctcaacatctgcacaaaataacaaacctgtgaaaatttgaactcaattggtcaccaaagttgcgagataaaaatggaagaaaaacacccttgtcaggcgaagttgtgtggtttcagatgtttgatttcaggacctcaaaatctaattctgaagtcttgaattcaaattcgtggaaaattacttctttctcgaaaactacgttacttcaggtggagccgtttctcacaatgttttataccatcaacagctctccattgcgtgttaccaagtaagtttttatatgctaacaattattttgagtaattaccaatagtgtccactgcctttaaaactctaTCTGTGATCTCTCGATAATCTCAACTCAAAAGTAGACTTTTTCCTTTAGTTTATGGTCTTCTTTGTTTCAGACTATTGGTGCAGCTTTTGGAGCAAAGAAGATTGAAGTGGATTCCAGAACAGTTACAATGGGTGTATGGGTAAgtcccagccgtcgatttcataaagagttaggactcgtcttatctcgagttcggacgagtaactcgtcttaacttaggattaatcttaaggtctgcatgttacagtgcagggttgggactcgtcctaagtcctaagattagtcttaagttaggaagagttttgtgaaatcgacagcagtaCTATTTACACCACACAATATTTATTGTTTGAAAATACTCCTGAGCGTGGAACTATAAGGTTTTGGAATAATTATAATGAAAACATGTCAGTCATTGGTCAGCAACCactcacacaaaaaaaaattaaacaaaattaaataaaaatagataaaaaGAGAAGTGGTATGTTGTTAAAGCAGAGCTTATTTCCTTTCACAGgaaatatgaaaacaaaaggtgggtttctcttttttaaatttgtgaaaGACAAATGAAAAGGAAGATTTTGTGTAATTATCGGGTAGGAAGTTTCAGGCTTAAACCTGAAAGGTTGCAAAGTTCATGCAAGTACCAATCAAACTTTACAAAGATTACACCAGTTCGTTGTGAATCAGTGTTTTTTAATAAGAAAACTGTAGCTCTGAATATGCATGGTATTTGGCCCCTGGATAGTTAATTGAGTTCAAGGCAGTATATTGTGTTCTTATTAGGCACACACACACGTCTAAACGTTGTAAGGTTTTGTTGCCTTTTTCAGGCCATTTTAAAGGTATGATACAGGATTGGAcaggataaaaaaaacacaatttttaaaatttcagcTGAAAGCTTACTTCATGCACATATATCAATTTACCATTttgtctgtgaaatatttccctctgaaatgaagtcattcaAGAAACTACAAACTGTGCATTTATCagaaaaagtaaagaaaaaaccCAGCTGATTTTGGTTCTTATAACAAAAATTCAGGACAGTGTACGGTACATGCTAAGAATTGTGAATGTTTTCCCCCCTTTTGTCCCCTTGACTCACACAATGGGTAAGACCATGGTAAGACTAAGTTTTCACAGCTCTGTTGATaagacaaaacatgaacactttcTGTAtctattttgtcagctcaacTAATCTTGTACGTACCTTTTTCAATGGTTTCACTGtgtaaatcaaacaaaaatcagattaaagtacatgtaggaagAACATTTTTCCAGTTGAAATGAATTCTAATGGATTCATAAATTCAGTGATCTTTACACTTTCTCTTGAATGCTACATTGTATTGCTTAGTAACAAAGTGGTTAACGGTAATGTAATGCAATACTGTTGATTGATGCTTGGATGATTTTCCCGAGATATAGAGCTTTCCCACATTGCTCTATATCTTGCTGGATGAGTCTCTCTGGATTTACTTTGTAACACTAACAGCGACTATGAAAAGAGAAACAGTACACAATGAAAACTTTGAATATATGGCTGTATATTGCAACAtttacaataatattaaataataagaAAGACAAAGCACCTAATGCAATCtagcgcataaagagaacaatgaaatgaGCGAAAAATGGATTACAAGTACATGTGACAAGCAGATTACAATTAAGCAGCtgtttaaacaaatgagtttttaaccGAGACTTTAAACAGTGCAAAGAATTGTAGCCTGGCGAATATGGAGCAGCGTAAGAGAATGATCTTTGACCCAAAACAATTTCAGCTCATTGTAGTTGTGGTGACTCGtgagcaatgactgttgagacaATCGTAAAGTCCAAGTAGGGgaataatggtgaacaagttGAGATAAATAAGCAGAAGTTTGACATGTTTGACTCTTGAACATTGAATGTTAAcaaaagaattttaaaaaatttacgAACCCCTGTGCCACTTATTTCTGTATTTACAATCAGCACTATGCCCAGGTAcatgttgttgattttttgtgTGACACAGTTTTGTCAGTACAAATGGCAaaaaggtttgttgtttttgaaatgtattgtttaaagacactggacctattggtaattgttaaagaccagttctctcacttggtgtatctcaacatgcataaaataacaaaagtttgagctcaattggttgtagaagttgcgagataataatgaaagaaaaaacacccttgtcacacgaagttgtgtgcttttagatgcttgatttcgagacctcaaattctaaatcaaatccgtggaaaattacttctttctcgaaaactacgttacctcacagggagccgtttctcacagtgttttatactatcaacctctccccattaccatgattactcgttaccaagtaaggttttatgctttccagttattttgagtaattaccaatagtgtccagtgcctttaagcattcaTTTGTTCGGAATTATTAAAATTGTAAAGGGGGatggacgggggggggggggggggggggggggggggggggggggggggggggggggggggggggtgataatAAGTGCACAAATGTCATCCtcttaaaataataatgacaaaaacAGGCATGCAGTACATGCCATGTCAGTGTGAATTACACtaaggtcatgacctctgttgaTGTCATCATGTTTACAGATTGATATATATTTCGTCAGGTAAATGTCAGGTAAATGTCAATTTATAACTTACTGTCCACCCTGCCATAGGCCTGTGTAGTAAATAATGTACAGTAAGgcaagttttatttattattatattttgcaAGTTGAGTATCAAcctgggcccaagttcatagagctcctaagcacgaaaatttgcttaacatgaaatttctttctcgataaaaacaggatttccaacaacatttctatttgttgcatattacttgttactagtaatcagctgttggttgcttatcctgaaaaccacatggaaatttggttggtaatcttgttgttatcattatcaaggaagaaatttcatgctaagcaaattttcgtgattagcagctctatgaaattgggccctgatgataCTCTAGCTTACATTGGGAGAACTCTCAGCATTACCAGTTCTTGCTTTCGGcataaaaaaaagggaaatatttccTGCAGGTTCATGTACACAAACGTgaatggatttaaaaaaaaaaaaattatcagccTGTGTGTAATGCACCACTACCAGCaaaaaaaatatgacatttttatCATTCTGTTTACTTAGTGCTAATTCTTCATACACTGTTCTATCAAACTTGAATTGTGGTAAACAAAATCCAGAATACAGAAAGCTTCATGTAAAATAGTATGGGGAGCACGTTCTTTCTTGGTTACTGCGGGGAAGGTGTGGAATAGTCTTCCCTACCACATCAGGACTGCATACACAACATCTTCTTTTAAAACTGCCCTCAAAACTCACCTCTTAAAGTTAAAGATTGACCAGCTACTCTCAACATACTTTTTCTGTTCCTTTTTATCTATCTACCTAACTGTCTATTTGTATCATGAGCGAGCGACATGAGCGCCTTTTTTGTGGTGGAccggcgctatataagactcctgatattattaataataggcCTATGAATCCTGCCAAAATTGTAAGAATATTAGGTTTTACCCAAACAAAGATGGTTGACATTTTTCTCAGATAATGTATTCGAACTACGGATTTTTCTTTCTGCATGAACATAACCTCTCACGTTTTTTAGCGAAATCTCATAATAAACAAACTTTGAGGTCCTAATCCAACCATTTCTTTTTCCAAGGTTTTTCTCATgaattttatgacagttttttaTTATGATTTGACTTTGACAGGACACAGCTGGTTCAGAGAGATATGAAGCTATGAGTAGGATATACTACAGAGGAGCAAAAGCAGCCATAGTTTGTTATGGTAGGTACTATTTTATAACTCAATTTCAATTCAGTAACATTTAATTCAATACTGCAATTCAATACAATAGTGCACATTTTTAagcacttttttgtttgtatttacaatTTATGCAGAATACAGAAAGCTATTTAATAGGCCCAGGCCTTCATGTTGCAGGCCTAGGCCCTCACTGTAGTATGAGGTATGATATAGGTACACAATGGTTCAATAATAAGCAGAAATTTAAAGACCTTTTAAGGTATGAAGGTAAAGAGAGATGCTtttaaaaacccattgtattgtatattgtgTTGGATTTTGATCCCCTACCTATGGACAGAAACAAATTTAGTACATTCATGGttgtaagtataaaacattctgagaaacgtctccctctgacaAATGTCTCAAGTTACAAAaatctcgaaattaagcatatgaaagcacacaactttgtgtgtcaagggtgttttttctttcatgtgtagttatctcgcaacttcgacgaccaatcaagctccaacattcacaggtttgttcttgtatgcatattgttgaaatacaccaagtgagaaaactggtctttgacagttaccaatagtgtccagtgtcttaagcaTAAAATTTGCCTAGCAAAACggaattatgcttaccagaataagggtaCACGATaaaatgtacaaaatggtaCAGTTTGCTTTTTTGTGCTTTTGATGTATACAATATACCTAACATGTGAATttgaaaacttcatttcaaaaggcagtcacttttttttatagatatcaTCAGTAACGTGAAGTAAATGTCCTAAGTAAAAAGAATCCTTGACAGAAATACACATTCTGAGAAGCAGtctcaaattaaaaattttgtggcataaaaactgatgtaAACTgatttaagtttttatttatccaccactttctcaaaatgctttatagtaTCCGAGGCTGTATGCAAATAAAAACTTGGTTAAGAAGACTACAACACTCTGCTGTAGTCTTCTTAACCTAGTTTTTATTTGCATAAATTTGAAGCTTGATTACCAAGCATCAAAGCATTTTATCCAACAAGTATATTTTTTGCAAGGAATTTGACCACTGtgttaactttgttttgttttaattgtcaaTTTGTAGATCTCACAGAAGCTCCAAGTTTTGACAGAGCAAAATTCTGGGTTGAAGAACTGAAAAAGAATGAAGAGGTAAGAAATAACAACAGGGAATACAAACCTTGTAAATACTTGCTGAtgaaagggtctgggtactttttgtaggacacaaaacacaatgtccacagatttacataacacttacagtttgaagatgatgttagtagaaagcttcctttaattTATTACTTGcctaggtgctgtagtttgtttttttaaatgagtaaaataCCACACCCAATTTTTTTTAGCCTGAAAACGTATTGACCAGTGGTAAATTTTGGTATTCATACCAAAAACTGATCAgtacattttacatgctaaaactgagacgaaaattattttggtgaCATTCTttaactaatttctcaaaaactacagcacctcagcaagtaatattttaaggtaagctttgaATGGTGTAAGttaaatataaatctgtggaagtTGGAGGTTTGTGTTACAATAAGTacccaaacaacaaacaacaggaggcgacacatttaaaaaaagcattcaaatgaaaaaaaaacaaaaagagaaaggCAGAAAACATTCAGAAGAAGCAAGTGGTGAACAAAAAGGGGGTTTGGGGGCAGGGGTTGCGCTtacagttggcttgattttcaACTGGTCaccaggtttttgactggtccgtcaattttgcctgaaggcagtggacactattggtaattgtcaaagactagccttcacagtttgtgtatctcaacatacgcataaaataacaaacctgtgaaaatttgagctcaatcggttatcgaagttgcgagataataatgaaagaaaaaaacacccttgtctcatgaagttgtgtgcgtttagatgattgattttgagacctcaagttctaaatctgaggtctcgaaatcaaattcgtggaaaattacttctttctctaaaactatggcacttcagagggagccgtttctcacaatattttatactatcaacctctctccattactcgtcaccaagaaaggttttaagcaaaaaattattttgagtaattaccaatagtgtccactgcctttaaccttttATTTGTAGGCTTACCGATTGATACAATATCCGCTGGTGTCCAAACCTGGGAGGAGGTTGGGCAAGGGGTACGGGGAAATGGTTGGTTCATGCACAGGAGGTTAGAaacacaaaatgacaaaatcaAATGACTATTAGAAGATGGTATTTTACCCTGCATCTCACCCGACCCAAGACTAAAGAAAACCCAATAAAAATGAGAAAATCTAAAACAACACACATCGGTCTATATGgattaaaaccaaaaattaagattctttatccccgatgcaaatttccatctttgaaaacaaaagtgtcattaacttttttaattccGTTTTTGATTTGGCTTATTTTACAGACCTGCAAGATTTATTTATCAGGTAACAAGTTTGACCTTGTAGATGAAGACAAGAAGAGACGGCAAGTTGACTACCACAGCGTGACGGACTATGCAGACGGTGAGAAGCAATCTTTTTTCTACTTCCGTGGTCGAGCTAAAGAgaacaccaaactcaagctctggtgtttatgattagcagagtgtgggttcgagtcctggtcgtgacacttgtgtcctttagcaagacacttaactatattGCTGTGTCCTCCAGATGGGACAGAAAGCCgtaatttcataaagtctgtaaaaaaataagcacaaaatcttgctttaCACAAACATTTAAGCAAAAGTAGATTACCAGCCAGATTACcgtacagttaccattgctgcagCTGGTACCCCAgtaatttcttgcttagccaagaaatttgcttagcagaatgtaTGCTTTTGAAAAAGCTTTAAGAAATTTGgctctggtaagcaaaatggGGGAGTGTTGCATCTTTTTGTTTTGGGCTGATGGTGACGTGATACTTGATCATCTTTGCTTCTGCTTTCTTTGCTTTCTTCAGCGTTTGCCAACCAGTAGTGTCTGCATGaatgttttaatagatgttaaatttgcatgaaTGTTATTTAATAAGCGAATGTTATTTAATAAAAGAACGGTTAACTATTTTGATCTTATGAAAATTCATCTGTCATTTGTTgaccttttaaaattaaactttgaTCACCACTGGAGACAGGTATGGATGTTTACAGGTACGGAAATACTTCTAGTGTTGTGAttaaaagtttaactttaacTTTATTTTGCTCTTGCTCGTACTTATGCCTGTTGACATAAAGGAACATCACACCTTTTTGTAGGGGCTGATGTGGGGCGTTATGCTTGCACATTTAAGTGTCAGGCTACTGCAAAGCTCTTCTCAACTAAACACTTGTATACACAAAAGCACTCAGCTTCGTCAGTACTTcccatacaaaaataataataataataatacaaaatatgcaacagtttttatatagtgcaaaaatacaacaaagtttcaaagcGATTTTGAAAAGTCAAAAGTGATAAATCAAGAGTGATTTTCACAAAGTTTAGGActagagttgggactagtcttatcacACGATCTTGATGTCacctaggacttgtcctaactcttcgtgaaatcgaccccatgaTTGTTAATGGAAATTAAATTACagaaaatactgaaagaattaccaaatgcatacaataaaaattacaagttatttagaagaagaaaaaaaaattggtcttTTCTACAGATTACCTTTTGTTTATTGTATGTTTTCTCTCTTCTTTATAGAGCTACATGCTGAGGTGTTTGAAACATCAAGTAAAACTGGATACAATATAAGTAAGTGCTGAGTAGGCCTAGGCAACGAGTGCGAGTAGTGTTGGAGATTTTCTACCTTTGCCCAGTAGTCTAAAAACaggacagttattttcagaactgagagtAAGAGGTCTACTGaaattccaaaaatctactccgcggtagtagaatataaagcaatacAGTTTTCttaagaacataatctacctggcacaTAGACAtgatagatacacacatggtgttaccgcaaaccaatattgAAGTCCTGTCTATTAATTGGCTGCTATGTCTAGTCGTGATTGCCGCTTTTCAACTACCCGGTTAAATCGTGGCCACCACTGCAAATAATGGTtgtgactagtgtcaaagtcactATTATTGAAGCGAGACTGTTTGGTAGTGAGTTTCACTACTTGTGCTGAGTATGTTTATTGCCCTCCCAACTTCCACTTTGTGAGACTCTTTCACTAAGAACAGATAATAATGTACTTTCCCTTCAACTTAAAGGGCCACGTTTCCTTTGGATCGGGccagttggtatttgaaaagcgtttgaaacagtttgttatgcatatatgttttaaaggtagaataatAAAGCTCCACACAGCTTTTatgtcgtgaactaacacggcacgcaaTTTTGTGGCGTCAAAATTTTGACGTCATAAAATTGccaacccaaggcaacgtgtccctttaaaacctccatattattttgttattaaatgaaTCCCCATTGTTGTGTTCTTGCAGAAGAGCTATTCTTCAAAATTGCCAAAGATTATGTTCGAGATTCTAGGAATAATGAAGCCAGTGAGTATGATTTGTCTTTGTTCTGTAAACAGTCGGGTTGGCCGTAACAAAAATATCACCCCCCCTAACTTTGTTCCCTTCTTCATTGATTcttgatgatgactagagcaagcaaGGCGATTTCACTCTgcagtagtgaagttaataacgaagCTAAAGTTGTAGTCCCAGCTGATTTTCTACGTTCCAccaaggtagtagttaaaaagcaggacaatttTTTCAGAATTGACAAtgactgagaagtctcccaaaaatCTACTCAGCGATAGACAGCGCAAGACAGCGCAAAACAGTTCTCTTAAGGAtacaatctacctggcaagtagacacacacgtTGTGTTATCGCACACCAAATAATATTTTCTCCATTGTTTAtctcttgtttttttctgtgttctTTCTGCCCCTTTCTCTTTCATTTCTTTCCActggactgttttttttttgtttttggtcacatacatgttttttgttcttcattCCTCAGCTGCTGATTTACCAGAAGGAACATTTTCTCTGGACACCAAGCCTCAAAAAAAGTCAGATGGATGTCCCTGTTAATCAACTCTAccgccggtgtcagatgcaattgtgtccgccacgcaatactgtccgctccggacacttttgcatatgcaattgtatccggggctatgcaaaaaccgtccggcgtacatgtacatgtatgtgcgcacGTAAGCGAGCGCGTGCATGTACtaaacctacgtatatgcagcatgaatactcacgtattttatgattgcagggAATACTCAACGACCGAAcattcccatgtcattcatgataTGTAcattgctataaaaaaaattgcgaacgtgt
Proteins encoded in this region:
- the LOC139940910 gene encoding ras-related protein Rab-24-like, whose product is MSGSRVDLKVVLLGKEFGGKTSLVERYLHDRFHGDVPYQNTIGAAFGAKKIEVDSRTVTMGVWDTAGSERYEAMSRIYYRGAKAAIVCYDLTEAPSFDRAKFWVEELKKNEETCKIYLSGNKFDLVDEDKKRRQVDYHSVTDYADELHAEVFETSSKTGYNIKELFFKIAKDYVRDSRNNEATADLPEGTFSLDTKPQKKSDGCPC